GCTTCGCATGCTCGGTGTAAGTAACGGCATCTCTGATCACATTCTCCAAAAAGACCTTCAACACCCCCCGAGTCTCCTCGTAAATGAGACCCGAAATGCGCTTCACGCCCCCACGACGAGCTAAACGACGAATAGCGGGCTTTGTAATGCCCTGGATGTTGTCCCTCAACACCTTCCTATGGCGCTTAGCGCCTCCTTTTCCGAGACCCTTGCCGCCCTTACCACGACCAGACATAGTGGCTAGAGTTATAGAGAGGCTGTggaagaggcaggcaggcagccagctcAGTAGTAAAGATCCAATCTAAATGGGGGGTGAGTGAGTGGGAAAAGGAGGAGTCTTAATACACGTTTAAGCGGTGGTTCTCCTCCCAGCGTCTGCACTTTGCCTACCGAGAGTGACTAAGATTGCATATTCCTGCAGTTCTGTGTTTCTGGAGGTAGCCTGGGGTAGGGATTGTTTGGGGAGGAAAGTGCTGAATCTTTTTAGGCAGGATGAGGCCTGGAGCAGCCTCCCTTCTGCTTCCAAATACCTCCATCCTGTTCCTGTCTCCATTTACCCTCTTCTACCGTTGTCCAGCAAGCctgtctccctcagctcccatccctccccagcctgtTCCCTGGCCCCCTTCTTCTCCTCACCCCTCTGCCAGTGAGTCGCTTGTTTTTCCTTCCCAAACAATCCCCACCCTCTCctgtcctcttcctcccccctagATTCCCTCTCCCATACTCCACCTCTGATTCCCTCCAGCACCAGTCTCCCTAATGTACccaacctcccttccccctgtttCTGCAGGGCCTAAGGGATAGGCTTTGCATTCCTCCACACTTGAGAGGGAAATAAGTGACTGTTTCCAGGGCTGACTTTAGGACATGTGGGGCCCGATTGGAAagagctgctgccgaaatgccgctgaagaccgcGGCAGCGAAGAtagca
The DNA window shown above is from Trachemys scripta elegans isolate TJP31775 chromosome 1, CAS_Tse_1.0, whole genome shotgun sequence and carries:
- the LOC117879719 gene encoding histone H4, giving the protein MSGRGKGGKGLGKGGAKRHRKVLRDNIQGITKPAIRRLARRGGVKRISGLIYEETRGVLKVFLENVIRDAVTYTEHAKRKTVTAMDVVYALKRQGRTLYGFGG